A region from the Rhinoderma darwinii isolate aRhiDar2 chromosome 2, aRhiDar2.hap1, whole genome shotgun sequence genome encodes:
- the LOC142741950 gene encoding uncharacterized protein LOC142741950: MEVTSARENLTTGGGSYVTEAASQQYKSADVRDSPPAERHHSVRGNDSDCDRPPPSVERPHIPSVNESHPVIPESVSDSHVGGDERSVGRRHPDKRLVERRGAHRGRRHQAVDSYRDGMTSLREESARGGYERAWHALSGYERATSPIYDSAPHPISGYERLSVERAHTMKDFEKQITELKKENFNLKLRIYFLEEQVQRRGESSSDELHRLNIELKVEVESLKHDYTEKHNLLLRASKAMESLAGEHDLAIQRLRQEHRKQLRDMEDVNSQRIRRLETEREQEKAELEKICALLDQERRFNAEERLLALKDQYSKSVGVLEERDWIIQCLNETVRSKDALIAQLEKQIASMMPYEASGDQTDERTGHLYLQSDAKHLPEAPEPLCNVDDQEENVNEWQKKIKEMDSLIYELQQKLQDNKARIAAEEKNSLKRDKAIQGLTLALKKKAKENDKLLQDVHHLNAALSEAKEGARQLQSVKENIHPDYKKVIFTLQAEQDVYSRLVKYERESGGLQEELESIAMLRRWLEENIQANQELRKIMEAQIMAKYNGDDTLSFLGDQTSYFSICLDHLDQNEYFFAGGPQRITMSKNDLPIGEAAEANLVLREEAGTQTQSPVPSSGNIKNQQDYRLDLSLDEWSTLMGGDGGNDAKPTRNKQIPVSSATQTELGGFSDQSIAANVSRVLKERAELMWIQQDGELDNRSEKLPDKRNNYTCNKRGEVYNFNQDAKRSRLPVLLKSSLNTKLKTEATLTLGEENDHSQKELQIISRLYEQLKCAEMEVESLKENKELASENHRPDRNNPSQEQRDSIEQELRLENHRLTEQSKRAENEIQTLKANEELWRCKESDRKTSRTRESTERASQENLPAESYRLSEQLKQSQVEIETLKAHEELLKYKDTSPHSSTPRNVQSESTDQTLQKELQAENYRLSEKLKHAEVEIETLKAKEELITHKDTAPGVSYPFKDQKEDQALQKELQAENYRLSEQLKQAEVEIETLKAKEELITHKDTAPGISYPFKDQKELQAENNRLSEQLKTAQMEIETLKANEDFIRCEESGINNSKQSKSTERALQKELQAENYRLSEQLKQAEVEIETLKPKEELITHKDTAPGVSYPFKDQKEDQALQKELQAENYRLSEQLKQAEVEIETLKAKEELITHKDTAPGISYPFKDQKEDQALQKELQAENYRLSEQLKHAEVEIETLKANEDFFRCQESDANNSKQSESTEQALQKELQAENYRLSEKLKHAEVEIETLKAKEDFFRCQESDINNAKQSESTERALHKELQAENYRLSTQLKNTQVEIEKLQAEGRLTDSSDDSLKLHGSDAEDDLSEQSFLDKTVTNSVNVNEVDAASDFGDEVSRPNVNSQNAVALRCHHDNHCAECANNREITSLPTSNSKRASTMHTSTTFTKVSCSGRSFEDTTSLSKYDLLVQSQARELSLQRQKIKESHNLSVICSKNFYNILKAFQNFFPAGALDSNMTLGFQEQLTQTVEWLKELEYKLSDAFYGEEDAYSDHSADGLLYTPSRLVPGHRMWADKHGCHVLGLVEDYNALRKQILEARNVLQEVETFIDHGVQTAVLNMTEHFGDIFYEKFTRAKQSLEEAGCLLKLLWRVSLPLRIHSPYSINQEEEVNLETTRLRKRVLEQEKLLSGMVKRVYSENQMKEDIEKLILDQLAMTHDILKKAKGNLEVQVVDKIL, encoded by the coding sequence ATGGAGGTGACGAGCGCCCGAGAGAACTTAACTACCGGCGGCGGCAGCTACGTGACTGAAGCCGCGAGTCAGCAATACAAGAGTGCCGACGTGAGAGACAGTCCTCCAGCTGAGAGACATCACTCTGTGAGAGGTAATGACAGCGACTGTGATAGACCGCCTCCATCAGTGGAGAGACCTCACATCCCGAGTGTGAATGAGAGTCATCCCGTCATACCAGAGAGTGTGAGTGACAGTCACGTCGGTGGAGATGAGCGCTCTGTGGGGAGACGTCATCCTGACAAGCGGCTGGTGGAGAGACGCGGCGCCCACAGAGGCAGGAGACATCAAGCCGTGGACTCGTACAGAGACGGCATGACGTCACTGAGAGAGGAGAGTGCCCGGGGTGGTTATGAGAGGGCCTGGCACGCGTTGTCCGGGTATGAGAGGGCGACGTCACCCATCTATGACAGTGCCCCCCACCCCATATCCGGCTATGAGCGTCTGTCGGTGGAGCGGGCGCACACCATGAAGGACTTCGAGAAGCAGATCACCGAGCTGAAGAAAGAGAACTTCAACCTCAAGCTGCGGATCTACTTCCTGGAGGAGCAGGTACAGCGCCGCGGAGAGAGCAGCAGCGACGAGCTCCACCGCCTCAACATCGAGCTGAAGGTGGAGGTGGAGAGTCTGAAGCACGACTACACCGAGAAACACAACCTGCTGCTCCGCGCCTCCAAGGCCATGGAGAGCCTGGCCGGTGAACACGACCTCGCCATCCAGCGGCTACGCCAAGAGCACCGCAAACAACTACGAGACATGGAAGACGTCAACAGTCAGAGAATCCGACGGCTGGAGACCGAGAGAGAACAGGAGAAAGCGGAGCTGGAGAAGATCTGTGCGCTGCTCGACCAGGAGCGGAGGTTCAATGCCGAGGAGCGGCTGCTGGCCCTGAAAGATCAGTATAGCAAGAGCGTGGGGGTCCTGGAAGAGAGGGACTGGATTATACAATGTCTGAATGAGACCGTGCGCTCTAAAGACGCTCTAATAGCCCAGCTGGAGAAGCAGATCGCCTCTATGATGCCGTATGAAGCGTCCGGGGACCAGACTGACGAGCGCACAGGTCACCTGTACCTGCAGAGTGATGCTAAACATTTACCGGAAGCCCCTGAGCCCTTATGTAACGTGGACGATCAAGAAGAGAATGTGAACGAGTGGCAGAAAAAGATTAAAGAGATGGACAGCCTGATTTATGAGCTCCAGCAGAAACTACAGGACAATAAAGCCAGGATTGCTGCCGAGGAGAAAAACTCCCTGAAGAGAGATAAAGCCATACAAGGCCTGACGCTGGCCCTAAAGAAAAAAGCCAAAGAGAACGACAAGCTCTTACAGGACGTCCATCATCTCAATGCTGCCTTATCTGAAGCAAAGGAGGGCGCCCGACAGCTCCAAAGTGTCAAAGAAAATATTCATCCTGATtacaaaaaagtgatttttacaCTTCAGGCCGAACAAGACGTATATAGCAGGTTAGTGAAATATGAGCGAGAGTCTGGAGGCCTTCAGGAAGAGCTGGAATCCATCGCCATGTTACGGAGGTGGCTGGAGGAGAATATTCAGGCTAACCAAGAACTCCGCAAGATTATGGAAGCCCAAATCATGGCCAAATATAACGGGGATGACACCTTGTCATTTCTGGGAGATCAGACCTCCTACTTCAGCATTTGCCTGGATCATCTCGACCAAAATGAGTATTTCTTTGCCGGTGGTCCGCAGAGAATAACCATGTCTAAAAATGACTTGCCCATTGGTGAAGCTGCTGAAGCGAACTTGGTTCTAAGGGAAGAAGCTGGAACCCAAACACAAAGTCCAGTTCCTTCATCTGGAAATATTAAAAACCAACAGGACTATAGGTTAGACCTGTCACTCGATGAGTGGAGCACATTAATGGGGGGAGATGGTGGGAACGATGCCAAACCAACCAGAAACAAACAAATCCCAGTCTCTTCAGCTACCCAGACCGAGCTGGGGGGCTTCTCTGACCAAAGCATCGCTGCTAATGTTTCTAGAGTTCTAAAAGAAAGGGCGGAATTGATGTGGATCCAACAAGATGGAGAACTTGATAACCGATCAGAGAAGCTGCCCGATAAGCGAAATAACTACACTTGTAATAAACGAGGCGAGGTCTAtaacttcaatcaagatgctaagAGATCCAGACTTCCCGTTCTGTTGAAATCTTCTCTCAACACAAAGCTCAAGACTGAAGCTACACTGACACTTGGCGAAGAAAATGATCACAGTCAGAAGGAGTTACAGATAATCAGCAGGCTCTATGAGCAGTTAAAATGTGCCGAAATGGAGGTTGAGTCACTTAAAGAAAACAAAGAGTTGGCGAGTGAGAACCACAGACCTGACCGAAATAACCCAAGCCAAGAGCAAAGAGATTCAATAGAGCAAGAACTGCGGCTCGAGAATCACAGGCTCACCGAACAGTCAAAGAGAGCGGAGAACGAGATCCAAACACTGAAGGCAAATGAGGAATTGTGGAGATGTAAAGAATCCGACAGAAAGACCTCCAGGACGAGAGAGTCTACGGAACGAGCCTCACAGGAAAATCTACCGGCAGAGAGTTACAGGCTCTCCGAACAGCTAAAACAATCACAAGTGGAGATTGAGACACTCAAAGCTCATGAAGAATTACTAAAATATAAAGATACTTCACCTCATTCATCAACCCCCCGCAATGTGCAGAGCGAGTCTACAGACCAAACGCTACAGAAAGAGCTACAGGCCGAGAACTACCGACTCTCAGAAAAGCTAAAACACGCAGAAGTGGAGATCGAGACCCTCAAAGCTAAGGAAGAATTAATAACACATAAGGACACTGCACCTGGTGTATCTTACCCCTTCAAAGACCAGAAAGAAGACCAAGCCCTACAGAAAGAGCTACAGGCCGAGAACTACAGACTCTCCGAACAGCTAAAACAGGCTGAAGTGGAGATCGAGACCCTCAAAGCTAAGGAAGAATTAATAACGCATAAGGACACTGCACCTGGTATATCTTACCCCTTCAAAGACCAGAAAGAGCTACAGGCAGAGAATAACAGGCTCTCTGAACAACTCAAAACTGCACAAATGGAGATCGAGACACTCAAAGCTAATGAAGACTTTATCAGGTGTGAGGAATCAGGCATCAATAACTCCAAGCAGAGCAAATCTACAGAACGAGCCTTACAGAAAGAGCTACAGGCCGAGAACTACCGACTCTCCGAACAGCTAAAACAGGCAGAAGTGGAGATCGAGACCCTCAAACCTAAGGAAGAATTAATAACACATAAGGACACTGCACCTGGTGTATCTTACCCCTTCAAAGACCAGAAAGAAGACCAAGCCCTTCAGAAAGAGCTACAGGCAGAGAACTACAGACTCTCCGAACAGCTAAAACAGGCTGAAGTGGAGATCGAGACCCTCAAAGCTAAGGAAGAATTAATAACGCATAAGGACACTGCACCTGGTATATCTTACCCCTTCAAAGACCAGAAAGAAGACCAAGCCCTACAGAAAGAGCTCCAGGCCGAGAACTACCGACTCTCAGAACAGCTAAAACACGCAGAAGTGGAGATCGAGACACTCAAAGCTAATGAAGACTTCTTCAGGTGTCAGGAATCGGACGCCAATAACTCCAAGCAGAGCGAATCTACAGAACAAGCCTTACAGAAAGAGCTACAGGCCGAGAACTACAGACTCTCCGAAAAGCTAAAACACGCAGAAGTGGAGATCGAGACGCTCAAAGCTAAGGAAGACTTCTTCAGGTGTCAGGAATCCGACATCAATAACGCCAAGCAGAGCGAGTCTACAGAACGAGCCTTACACAAAGAGCTACAGGCCGAGAACTACAGACTCTCCACACAATTAAAAAACACTCAAGTGGAGATCGAGAAGCTTCAAGCAGAAGGAAGATTAACAGACAGCAGTGATGACTCTCTGAAGCTTCATGGTTCAGACGCAGAGGATGATCTTTCTGAACAGTCCTTTTTAGATAAAACGGTCACTAACTCAGTCAATGTTAATGAAGTTGATGCCGCATCAGATTTTGGTGATGAAGTCTCTCGACCTAATGTAAATAGTCAGAATGCTGTTGCCCTTCGTTGCCATCATGACAATCACTGTGCAGAGTGCGCCAACAACAGAGAAATTACTTCGCTGCCAACTTCAAATTCCAAAAGAGCCTCAACAATGCACACGTCAACCACGTTTACTAAAGTGTCCTGCTCGGGAAGGTCGTTTGAAGACACCACCTCTCTTTCAAAGTATGATTTATTGGTGCAGTCTCAAGCTCGAGAGCTGTCGCTACAGAGGCAGAAAATTAAGGAGAGTCACAACCTGAGCGTCATATGTTCAAAGAATTTCTATAACATTTTGAAAGCTTTTCAGAACTTCTTCCCAGCCGGCGCCTTGGACTCTAACATGACACTGGGATTTCAGGAGCAGCTCACTCAGACTGTAGAGTGGCTGAAGGAGTTGGAGTATAAACTCAGCGATGCCTTCTACGGGGAGGAGGACGCCTACAGTGACCATTCAGCTGACGGCTTACTGTACACCCCTTCACGCTTGGTCCCTGGACACAGAATGTGGGCAGATAAACATGGCTGCCACGTGCTGGGCTTAGTCGAAGACTACAATGCTTTACGCAAGCAAATTTTGGAAGCGCGGAATGTCCTACAGGAGGTGGAGACGTTCATCGACCATGGAGTACAGACTGCAGTTCTCAATATGACTGAGCATTTTGGGGATATATTTTATGAGAAATTTACAAGAGCAAAGCAGTCGCTGGAGGAAGCCGGGTGTTTGCTGAAGCTGTTGTGGAGAGTGTCTTTACCCTTACGGATCCACAGTCCTTACAGCATTAACCAAGAGGAAGAGGTAAACCTTGAGACCACCCGCCTTCGCAAGAGGGTTTTAGAACAAGAAAAGTTGTTATCCGGCATGGTCAAGAGAGTCTACTCCGAGAACCAAATGAAGGAggacattgagaaactcattctaGACCAATTGGCCATGACTCATGACATTTTAAAGAAAGCCAAAGGCAATCTGGAGGTTCAGGTGGTTGATAAGATCCTGTAA
- the CNGA4 gene encoding cyclic nucleotide-gated channel alpha-4 encodes MNTLTHMMSHRAERMEKEEIKAWTKPMEKTENPSTQKRAWILDPAGGWYYTWLNIMVIPITYNWVIIICRSCFTGIQYRYLPLWLCLDYLCDILYIMDIIANFYTGFLQEGILVTNRRLIAVRYLRSPQFRWDLLSILPTDFLYFRFGIHAAAVRVNRFLRFNRLFESFDRTETRIPYPNVFRICKLMAYIFVVIHWNSCVYFALSSYVGFGKDAWVYPNISDPEFGRLRRQYLYSFYFSTLILTTVGDIPSPMQEEEYIFMVVDFLIAVLGFATIMGSISSVVSNVNSADKSFYPNYDQVKLYMKMYKVNRSLKKKVIAWHQHLQINKKLTNENQILQNLPEKLRVEVAVSVHMSTLSKVQIFQHCEKSLLEELVLKLKPQVYSPEEYVCKKGDIGREMYIIKEGKLAVVADDGVTQFAVLGEGMYFGEISILNIKGNTSGNRRTANIRSIGYSDLFCLSKEDLRDALTEYPDAKAMLEEKGREILLKMNKLDENLAAELVAKQQELDNKVKRLEVNLESLQTKLARLLAELESSAVKMCQRIKRVEWEISLWEEESAEGTDDGQ; translated from the exons ATGAACACCCTGACCCACATGATGTCCCATCGAGCCGAGAGGATGGAGAAAGAGGAGATCAAAGCCTGGACCAAACCCATGGAGAAGACAGAAAACCCCAG CACCCAGAAACGTGCGTGGATCCTGGACCCGGCCGGAGGATGGTACTACACCTGGCTCAACATCATGGTCATCCCCATCACATACAACTGGGTCATCATCATCTGCAG GTCCTGCTTCACGGGGATCCAGTACAGGTACCTCCCGCTCTGGCTCTGCCTGGATTACCTGTGCGACATCCTATACATCATGGACATAATCGCCAACTTTTACACAG GTTTTCTGCAGGAAGGAATCCTCGTCACCAACAGACGCCTGATCGCCGTTCGTTACTTGCGCTCTCCACAATTCCGCTGGGATCTTCTGTCTATTCTTCCTACTGACTTCCTATATTTCAGATTTGGCATCCACGCCGCCGCTGTCCGAGTTAACCGATTTCTACGTTTCAATCGTCTGTTTGAGTCGTTTGACCGCACGGAGACGCGTATTCCCTATCCCAACGTCTTCCGGATCTGCAAGCTGATGGCCTACATCTTTGTGGTCATTCACTGGAACAGCTGCGTGTATTTTGCGCTCTCCAGCTACGTAGGGTTTGGAAAGGACGCGTGGGTGTACCCCAACATCTCGGACCCGGAGTTTGGACGTTTACGGCGCCAGTATCTGTACAGCTTCTACTTCTCCACCCTCATCCTAACCACAGTAGGGGACATACCCTCCCCCATGCAGGAGGAGGAATACATCTTCATGGTGGTCGACTTCCTCATTGCCGTTCTTGGATTCGCCACCATTATGGGCAGCATCAGCTCCGTGGTCTCCAACGTGAACAGTGCGGACAAGTCCTTCTACCCAAACTACGACCAGGTCAAGCTCTACATGAAGATGTACAAGGTTAACAGAAGCCTGAAGAAGAAGGTCATAGCCTGGCACCAGCACCTCCAGATCAATAAGAAGTTAACCAACGAGAACCagattctgcagaatttgccggaGAAGTTGCGGGTGGAGGTGGCCGTCAGCGTCCACATGTCCACCCTCAGCAAAGTGCAGATCTTCCAGCACTGCGAGAAAAGCTTACTGGAGGAACTGGTGCTGAAGCTGAAGCCCCAAGTCTACAGCCCGGAGGAATATGTCTGCAAGAAAGGGGACATCGGCCGCGAGATGTACATCATCAAGGAGGGGAAGCTGGCAGTGGTGGCCGATGATGGGGTCACGCAGTTTGCAGTCCTCGGAGAAGGCATGTACTTTGGAGAAATCAGTATCCTGAATATAAAAG GTAACACATCTGGGAACCGCAGAACTGCAAACATCAGAAGCATTGGCTACTCGGATCTGTTCTGCCTCTCCAAGGAAGACCTGAGAGATGCCCTCACTGAGTACCCTGACGCCAAGGCCATGCTGGAGGAGAAGGGTCGTGAGATTCTACTTAAGATGAATAAACTTGATGAGAATTTGGCCGCTGAGTTGGTGGCAAAGCAACAAGAACTGGACAACAAGGTAAAGAGGCTGGAGGTCAACCTGGAATCTCTGCAGACCAAACTGGCCCGTCTCCTGGCTGAGCTCGAGTCCAGCGCCGTTAAGATGTGTCAGAGGATTAAACGCGTGGAGTGGGAGATAAGCTTGTGGGAAGAAGAGTCTGCGGAGGGGACTGACGATGGACAATGA